From Chryseobacterium gallinarum, one genomic window encodes:
- a CDS encoding bifunctional UDP-N-acetylmuramoyl-tripeptide:D-alanyl-D-alanine ligase/alanine racemase → MNYTVQHIAEITNAQVMGDKNLTIKNIAFDSRIIYSTKNTAFIAINTHKNSGEKFVEAAIHRGISIIISEHYDPQFENITWIIVENSIEFLQKLAKYHFENAQLQSIGITGSNGKTILKEWLYQCLWNEFPTVKSPKSFNSQIGLPLSLLQINNTHKLGIFEVGISQPDEMDKLENIFHPQIGLLTHIGTAHAANFSSEEELVDEKIRLFKNSEVIIYNGDNLLVCQKIKKLYSDKKLISYGLKKENQVFIKNNISRDEQIIVQYFGKEISFPAHQRDEATLTNALALITVLKELHIENKKIVEKINLLKAVEMRLEAIEGIKNNIVINDSFNLDLDSLKTALQFLNEYNKPKKSLVLTDIVGVSANSRELYEEVSELVNEQNFDSVFLIGDEISKFSELFKSKTYTFIDTRELIESKHLSEIENQIILLKGARKFEIERLKDILELRKHDTVLEVNLNAILHNINYHKSLLKPETKMMAMVKANAYGLGSYEVSEFLQHHHIDYLGVAYVDEGVELRKKGITTPIIVMNPEQHSYQTIIEYNLEPEIYSFRVLDLFYEAVQKSGYDKKYPIHIKLETGMHRLGFKDFELDLLSETLSGRNLKVQSLFSHLSSSDMPEEKEFTFKQLDIFEKNSTYLIEKLGYTPIRHILNSSGITSYTAHQYDMVRIGIGMLGESPDGEVQKQLQSVVSFKTVISQISMVENGESVGYSRKFKTDHPTKIATVPVGYADGIPRLIGNQVGNLGVNKMLAPIVGNICMDMMMINIENIPNVKEGDTVTVFNAKPSLKEFAGYCKTITYEVLTSISPRVKRIYIKD, encoded by the coding sequence ATGAACTATACCGTACAACATATTGCAGAAATCACCAACGCACAGGTAATGGGTGATAAAAATTTAACGATTAAAAATATAGCTTTCGACAGCAGGATTATTTATTCCACAAAAAATACTGCTTTTATTGCTATCAACACCCATAAAAATTCCGGTGAAAAATTTGTTGAAGCTGCCATTCACAGAGGTATCAGTATCATTATTTCCGAACATTATGATCCCCAATTCGAAAATATTACATGGATCATTGTTGAAAATTCCATAGAATTTCTTCAAAAATTAGCCAAATATCATTTTGAAAATGCCCAATTACAATCTATCGGAATTACGGGAAGTAATGGAAAAACCATTTTAAAAGAATGGCTTTATCAATGTCTGTGGAATGAATTTCCAACAGTAAAAAGCCCCAAAAGTTTTAATTCACAAATCGGTCTGCCTCTTTCCCTGCTTCAAATCAACAATACCCATAAGCTTGGAATTTTTGAGGTCGGAATCTCTCAGCCTGATGAGATGGATAAACTGGAAAATATTTTTCATCCGCAAATCGGTTTATTAACTCATATCGGAACTGCCCATGCGGCCAACTTTTCCTCGGAGGAGGAACTTGTGGATGAAAAGATCAGGCTCTTTAAAAATTCCGAAGTCATTATTTATAACGGAGACAACCTCCTGGTATGTCAAAAAATAAAAAAATTATATTCAGATAAAAAATTAATTTCCTACGGACTTAAAAAAGAAAATCAGGTTTTCATCAAAAACAATATTTCCAGGGATGAGCAAATTATTGTTCAATATTTTGGTAAAGAAATCAGTTTTCCGGCCCATCAGAGAGACGAAGCTACATTAACCAATGCTCTGGCGCTTATTACCGTCTTAAAGGAGTTACATATCGAAAATAAAAAGATCGTCGAAAAAATCAACCTTTTAAAAGCCGTTGAAATGAGGCTTGAAGCGATTGAAGGAATTAAGAATAATATTGTTATTAACGATTCTTTTAATCTTGACCTTGATTCTCTCAAGACTGCCCTGCAATTTCTGAATGAATACAATAAACCAAAGAAATCATTAGTCTTAACGGATATTGTAGGAGTGAGTGCCAATTCCAGAGAATTGTATGAAGAGGTTTCTGAACTGGTGAATGAACAAAATTTTGATTCTGTTTTTCTGATCGGTGATGAAATATCAAAATTTAGTGAATTATTTAAATCTAAAACCTATACTTTTATTGATACCAGAGAACTCATTGAAAGTAAACACCTTTCTGAAATAGAAAACCAGATTATTCTTCTGAAAGGAGCAAGAAAATTCGAAATCGAAAGGCTGAAAGATATTCTTGAACTCAGAAAGCATGACACCGTTTTAGAAGTTAATCTAAATGCCATTCTGCACAATATCAATTATCACAAATCATTGCTCAAGCCGGAAACCAAGATGATGGCTATGGTAAAAGCCAATGCGTATGGATTAGGAAGTTATGAAGTCTCTGAGTTTTTACAGCATCATCATATCGACTATCTTGGAGTAGCATATGTTGACGAAGGTGTTGAGCTTCGTAAAAAAGGGATAACCACTCCTATTATAGTAATGAACCCTGAGCAGCACAGTTATCAGACCATTATTGAATACAACCTTGAGCCAGAAATCTATAGTTTCAGGGTATTGGATTTATTTTATGAAGCAGTGCAGAAATCAGGGTATGATAAAAAATACCCTATCCATATAAAACTGGAAACGGGAATGCACCGTCTTGGTTTTAAAGATTTTGAATTAGATCTGTTGAGTGAAACTTTAAGTGGAAGAAATCTTAAAGTACAAAGCCTGTTCAGTCATTTATCTTCATCCGATATGCCTGAAGAAAAGGAATTTACCTTTAAGCAGCTGGACATTTTTGAAAAGAACTCCACTTATCTGATAGAAAAGCTGGGCTACACTCCTATCCGTCATATTCTAAATTCATCAGGCATTACCAGCTATACCGCACATCAATATGATATGGTGAGAATCGGTATCGGAATGCTTGGAGAATCTCCTGACGGCGAAGTACAGAAACAATTACAATCTGTAGTGAGTTTTAAAACCGTAATTTCTCAGATATCTATGGTTGAAAACGGAGAATCTGTAGGATACAGCAGAAAATTTAAAACAGATCATCCTACTAAAATTGCCACCGTTCCCGTTGGCTATGCAGATGGTATCCCAAGATTAATAGGAAACCAGGTAGGAAACTTAGGCGTTAATAAAATGCTTGCTCCTATTGTTGGAAATATCTGTATGGATATGATGATGATCAATATTGAAAACATTCCTAATGTAAAAGAGGGTGACACTGTTACCGTCTTTAACGCAAAACCAAGTTTAAAAGAATTCGCAGGCTACTGCAAAACGATAACCTATGAAGTATTAACCTCCATTTCACCCCGGGTGAAACGGATTTATATAAAAGATTAA
- a CDS encoding thymidine kinase, whose product MFLENTINHSKQSGWMEVICGSMFSGKTEELIRRLRRAEMAGQNVEIFKPKLDTRYSVEDVVSHNQNKIRSTAVENPNEILLLASHCDVVGIDEAQFFDESIVDIANQLANSGVRVVVAGLDMDFLGRPFGPMPNLMATAEYVTKVHAICKRTGNLANYSMRTSKGDDLVELGETESYEAVSRRVFIDEVLSKRK is encoded by the coding sequence TAATCATTCCAAACAAAGCGGTTGGATGGAAGTTATCTGTGGCTCTATGTTTTCGGGGAAAACAGAAGAATTGATCCGGAGATTAAGAAGAGCAGAAATGGCGGGGCAAAATGTGGAAATTTTCAAACCAAAGCTGGATACACGGTATTCTGTAGAGGATGTGGTTTCCCATAACCAGAATAAAATACGCAGTACCGCAGTAGAAAATCCCAATGAAATTCTCCTGCTGGCTTCCCATTGTGATGTGGTAGGAATAGATGAAGCACAGTTTTTTGATGAAAGCATTGTTGATATTGCCAATCAGCTTGCCAATAGCGGCGTAAGAGTAGTTGTTGCAGGGTTAGACATGGATTTTTTAGGACGTCCGTTCGGTCCCATGCCCAATCTCATGGCTACAGCAGAATATGTTACAAAAGTGCATGCTATTTGTAAGAGAACAGGGAATCTCGCCAATTATTCCATGAGAACCTCAAAAGGAGATGATCTTGTGGAATTGGGTGAAACGGAAAGCTATGAAGCTGTAAGCCGCCGGGTTTTTATTGACGAAGTGCTTTCGAAAAGGAAGTAG